The following proteins are co-located in the Streptomyces sp. NBC_00435 genome:
- a CDS encoding glycerate kinase translates to MTDGAVTETARVLIAADKFKGSLTAVQVAERVTAGLRKAVPGVEIETLPVADGGDGTVAAAVAAGFERREVRVTGPLGDQVTAAFALREGTAVVEMAEASGLQLLPAGVFAPLTATTYGSGELLKAALDAGARSIVFGVGGSATTDGGAGMLAALGAVFLDANGEPVGPGGGALAGLASADLSGVDPRIKEIDFVLASDVDNPLTGPKGAPAVYGPQKGASPEDVATLDAALAHFAVVLEKSIGSLAAEAALSPGAGGAGGIGYGALLLGASFRPGIELMLEVLGFAPALERATLVITGEGSLDEQTLHGKAPAGVAAAARAAGKEVVAVCGRLLLTQEALQAAGIRRAYPLTEIEPDPAVCIANAGPLLERVAQNIASDVL, encoded by the coding sequence GTGACGGACGGAGCAGTAACTGAGACCGCGCGCGTGCTCATCGCCGCGGACAAATTCAAGGGCTCGCTCACGGCCGTTCAGGTCGCTGAGCGGGTGACGGCCGGCCTTCGCAAGGCCGTACCGGGCGTGGAGATCGAGACCCTCCCCGTCGCGGACGGCGGCGACGGTACGGTCGCGGCCGCTGTGGCGGCCGGTTTCGAACGCCGGGAGGTACGGGTCACCGGACCGCTCGGTGACCAGGTCACGGCCGCTTTCGCCCTGCGCGAGGGCACCGCGGTGGTCGAGATGGCGGAGGCCTCCGGCCTCCAGCTGCTGCCGGCGGGTGTCTTCGCCCCACTGACGGCGACCACCTACGGCTCCGGCGAACTGCTGAAGGCCGCACTCGACGCGGGAGCGCGCTCGATCGTCTTCGGCGTGGGCGGCAGCGCCACCACCGACGGCGGCGCGGGCATGCTGGCCGCGCTGGGCGCGGTGTTCCTGGATGCGAACGGTGAACCCGTCGGTCCGGGCGGCGGCGCGCTGGCCGGGCTGGCCTCAGCCGACCTGTCGGGCGTCGACCCCCGCATCAAGGAGATCGACTTCGTCCTGGCGAGCGACGTGGACAACCCGCTGACGGGTCCGAAGGGCGCTCCGGCGGTCTACGGCCCGCAGAAGGGGGCGTCGCCCGAGGACGTGGCGACGCTCGACGCGGCGCTGGCACACTTCGCGGTGGTCCTGGAGAAGTCGATCGGCTCCCTGGCCGCGGAGGCGGCGCTCTCGCCCGGCGCGGGCGGCGCGGGCGGCATCGGCTACGGGGCGCTGCTGCTCGGCGCGTCCTTCCGTCCCGGCATCGAGCTGATGCTCGAGGTGCTCGGCTTCGCGCCGGCGCTGGAGCGGGCGACGCTGGTCATCACCGGCGAGGGCTCGTTGGACGAGCAGACCCTCCACGGCAAGGCTCCGGCCGGTGTCGCGGCGGCGGCCCGCGCGGCGGGCAAGGAGGTCGTCGCGGTCTGCGGCCGACTGCTGCTCACCCAGGAGGCCCTCCAGGCGGCCGGCATCCGCCGGGCGTACCCGCTCACGGAGATCGAGCCCGACCCGGCGGTGTGCATCGCGAACGCGGGCCCGCTGCTGGAACGGGTGGCGCAGAACATCGCGTCGGACGTCCTCTGA
- a CDS encoding GlxA family transcriptional regulator produces MHRVAIVVQPGIRAFDLAVITEVWGPDRSDLGVPPFELRRCALSPGPIPLPGGLSLTPDRGLDWLGGADLVVVPALARPCDPTPEPVLAALRDAHVRGIPVAALCAGAFVLAEAGLLAGRRAVTHWSLAPALAGRHPAVLVTEAPLYVEDDGVWTSAGVASGIDLCLHLVREAHGSEAAAAIARSMVTGPFRTGDHAQYLDRPTPATDRTAQALAAVRAKALGRLHEALDVATLARWAGMSPRSFARHFAAATGTTPHKWLLGHRLDEARKLLERTDHPVPEVARRAGFASEVTFRQHFTSYIGTSPRAYRAAATSPEPPPNPADSVRNGS; encoded by the coding sequence ATGCACCGCGTCGCGATCGTCGTCCAGCCCGGCATCCGCGCCTTCGACCTCGCCGTCATCACCGAGGTCTGGGGTCCTGACCGCAGCGACCTCGGAGTGCCTCCCTTCGAGCTGCGCCGGTGCGCCCTGTCCCCGGGCCCGATCCCGCTCCCCGGCGGGTTGTCCCTGACCCCCGACCGTGGGCTCGACTGGCTCGGCGGGGCCGACCTCGTCGTCGTCCCCGCGCTGGCCCGGCCGTGCGACCCGACGCCCGAGCCCGTCCTCGCCGCCCTGCGGGACGCCCACGTCCGGGGCATACCCGTGGCCGCCCTGTGCGCCGGCGCCTTCGTGCTGGCCGAGGCCGGTCTGCTGGCGGGCCGCCGGGCCGTCACCCACTGGTCGCTGGCCCCGGCGCTGGCCGGCCGGCACCCCGCCGTACTGGTGACCGAGGCCCCGCTCTACGTCGAGGACGACGGGGTGTGGACCTCCGCCGGGGTCGCCTCCGGCATCGACCTCTGCCTCCACCTGGTCCGCGAGGCCCACGGTTCCGAGGCCGCCGCCGCCATCGCCCGCTCGATGGTGACGGGCCCCTTCCGCACCGGCGACCACGCCCAGTACCTGGACCGCCCGACCCCGGCCACCGACCGGACCGCCCAGGCGCTGGCCGCCGTACGGGCCAAGGCGCTGGGGCGGCTGCACGAGGCGCTGGACGTGGCCACCCTGGCCCGGTGGGCCGGGATGTCGCCGCGCTCCTTCGCCCGGCACTTCGCCGCCGCGACGGGCACCACCCCGCACAAATGGCTCCTCGGCCACCGTCTGGACGAAGCCCGCAAACTGCTGGAACGCACCGACCATCCGGTCCCCGAGGTGGCCCGGCGCGCCGGATTCGCCAGTGAGGTCACCTTCCGCCAGCACTTCACCTCGTACATCGGCACCAGCCCCCGCGCCTACCGTGCGGCGGCTACCTCGCCGGAGCCTCCCCCAAACCCTGCGGACAGTGTTAGAAATGGCTCATGA
- a CDS encoding BCCT family transporter, whose product MSTDSLEQPRPDSPGGGSGGPGGGTPGGTPHSIPDGTPDLGVVTVGVIAVLAVVAWAALGKSSFDSASSTALAWVLNNFAWLFVIAADVFLVMCVVLAISRFGRIRLGEDDSEPEFTNLAWIAMMFSAGMGIGLMFYGVGEPLTHYLNPPPASGAAPGTGDSARAAMDYSFFHWTLTPWAIYGIAGLALAYATFRKGRGNRLSSAFVPLMGEERANGRPGKAIDLLAVFATVFGTATSLGLGALQVAKGLNITTGVEDSTTLELIIIGSLSAAFVLSAFSGLHKGVKWLSTINIVLAASLMLFVFVLGPTVYVLDVIPASVGSYLHELLPMATRTGAFTDSTWLGAWTIFYWAWWLSWAPFVGTFIARISRGRTIREFLVGVLLVPSGATVVWFCVMGGTAIRLDSTGAADMAAKLKEGTEASLFAMLDALPLGTVTSWIAMALVMTYFVTSADSASLVMGSLTSRGSLHPPTWLVVTWGVLMAGVAAVLLVAGGLKSLQTATILVALPFVIVMLLLCWALVKELRADPGAGPVRHHALHGMRDAVRAMVGDAITEQGPARHFRLRRVAESKNRDRADGPGGAGSPGA is encoded by the coding sequence ATGAGCACGGATTCACTGGAACAGCCACGTCCGGATTCCCCAGGTGGGGGCTCCGGAGGACCCGGCGGCGGTACTCCCGGCGGCACTCCCCACTCCATTCCCGACGGCACCCCCGACCTCGGCGTGGTCACTGTCGGAGTGATCGCCGTCCTGGCCGTCGTCGCCTGGGCTGCACTGGGGAAGAGCTCCTTCGACTCCGCGTCGAGCACCGCGCTGGCCTGGGTCCTGAACAACTTCGCGTGGCTGTTCGTGATCGCAGCCGATGTGTTCCTCGTCATGTGCGTCGTGCTCGCGATCAGCCGCTTCGGCCGCATCCGCCTCGGCGAGGACGACTCGGAGCCGGAGTTCACCAACCTCGCGTGGATCGCGATGATGTTCAGCGCGGGCATGGGGATCGGCCTGATGTTCTACGGGGTGGGGGAGCCGCTCACCCACTACCTGAATCCGCCCCCGGCCTCCGGCGCGGCCCCCGGCACCGGTGACTCCGCCCGGGCCGCGATGGACTACTCCTTCTTCCACTGGACCCTCACCCCCTGGGCGATCTACGGCATCGCCGGCCTCGCCCTCGCCTACGCGACCTTCCGCAAGGGCCGCGGCAACCGCCTGAGCTCCGCCTTCGTCCCCCTCATGGGCGAGGAGCGGGCCAACGGACGGCCCGGCAAGGCCATCGACCTGCTCGCCGTCTTCGCGACCGTCTTCGGCACCGCCACCAGCCTGGGCCTCGGCGCCCTCCAGGTGGCGAAGGGGCTCAACATCACCACCGGGGTCGAGGACTCGACGACCCTCGAGCTGATCATCATCGGGTCCCTCTCCGCCGCCTTCGTGCTCTCCGCCTTCTCCGGCCTGCACAAGGGCGTCAAATGGCTCAGCACGATCAACATCGTGCTCGCCGCGTCCCTGATGCTCTTCGTCTTCGTCCTCGGCCCGACCGTCTACGTCCTCGACGTGATCCCGGCGAGCGTCGGCAGCTACCTGCACGAGCTGCTCCCCATGGCCACCCGTACCGGTGCCTTCACCGACAGCACGTGGCTCGGCGCGTGGACGATCTTCTACTGGGCGTGGTGGCTCTCCTGGGCGCCCTTCGTCGGCACCTTCATCGCCCGCATCTCGCGCGGCCGTACGATCCGCGAGTTCCTCGTCGGCGTGCTCCTGGTGCCCAGCGGCGCCACCGTCGTCTGGTTCTGCGTCATGGGCGGCACCGCGATCCGCCTCGACTCCACCGGCGCCGCCGACATGGCCGCCAAGCTCAAGGAAGGCACCGAGGCCTCCCTCTTCGCGATGCTCGACGCGCTCCCCCTGGGCACGGTCACCTCGTGGATCGCGATGGCGCTGGTGATGACGTACTTCGTCACCAGCGCCGACTCCGCCTCCCTCGTCATGGGCTCGCTCACCAGCCGCGGCTCCCTGCACCCGCCGACCTGGCTCGTCGTCACCTGGGGCGTGCTGATGGCCGGGGTGGCCGCCGTACTCCTCGTCGCGGGCGGCCTGAAGTCCCTCCAGACGGCCACCATCCTGGTCGCGCTGCCGTTCGTGATCGTGATGCTGCTGCTCTGCTGGGCCCTGGTGAAGGAACTGAGGGCGGACCCCGGCGCCGGACCCGTCCGCCACCACGCACTGCACGGCATGCGGGACGCGGTCAGGGCCATGGTCGGAGACGCCATCACCGAACAGGGCCCGGCCCGACACTTCCGCCTGCGCCGCGTCGCCGAGTCGAAGAACCGCGACCGCGCGGACGGACCGGGCGGCGCGGGATCCCCGGGCGCGTGA
- a CDS encoding cysteine hydrolase family protein — MTNKIEIAANSALLVIDVQQGFDDAAFWGPRNNPAAEANIAELMDAWQESGRPLVLVQHASRPGGALAPDLPGHALKDFVGERAGQAALHVVKSVNSSFYGTPDLADWLTAQGIGQLVLTGIQTNMCVETTARMAGNLGYDVLVPLDATHTFDLAAGPGPDAPRLTADQLATATAVNLQGGGFARIVTTAQLVEGARARAGA; from the coding sequence ATGACGAACAAGATCGAGATCGCCGCGAACAGTGCCCTCCTGGTCATCGACGTGCAGCAGGGCTTCGACGACGCCGCCTTCTGGGGGCCGCGCAACAACCCGGCCGCCGAGGCCAACATCGCCGAGCTGATGGACGCCTGGCAGGAATCGGGCCGCCCGCTGGTGCTCGTCCAGCACGCCTCCCGCCCCGGCGGAGCCCTCGCCCCGGACCTGCCCGGTCACGCCCTCAAGGACTTCGTCGGCGAGCGCGCCGGCCAGGCCGCCCTGCACGTCGTGAAATCGGTGAACTCCTCCTTCTACGGCACCCCCGACCTGGCCGACTGGCTCACCGCCCAGGGCATCGGACAGCTCGTCCTCACCGGTATCCAGACCAACATGTGCGTCGAGACCACGGCCCGGATGGCGGGCAACCTGGGCTACGACGTCCTCGTGCCGCTCGATGCCACGCACACCTTCGACCTGGCCGCCGGCCCCGGCCCGGACGCCCCGCGGCTGACGGCCGACCAGCTCGCCACCGCCACCGCCGTCAACCTGCAGGGTGGCGGCTTCGCCCGGATCGTCACCACCGCTCAGCTCGTCGAAGGGGCCCGCGCCCGGGCCGGCGCATAG
- a CDS encoding NUDIX hydrolase: protein MTTTDDYATYIASLPRVLAGAAALYRDAAGRVLLVEPNYREGWALPGGTIESDRGESPRTAARRESAEEIGIDVPLGRLLAVDWTLGPDRPPLVAYLYDGGVLDAGQLASIRLQEEELISWRLVEPADLTDYLLGSLGPRTQEAYRVMLSGEGAAELENGRRPQASGR from the coding sequence GTGACCACCACGGATGACTACGCCACCTACATCGCGAGCCTGCCCCGGGTGCTGGCCGGTGCGGCCGCGCTCTACCGGGACGCCGCGGGTCGGGTGCTCCTCGTCGAGCCCAACTACCGCGAGGGCTGGGCCCTGCCGGGCGGCACCATCGAGTCGGACCGGGGCGAGTCCCCGCGCACGGCGGCCCGCCGCGAGAGCGCCGAGGAGATCGGCATCGACGTGCCGCTGGGCCGGCTGCTCGCGGTGGACTGGACGCTCGGCCCGGACCGGCCCCCACTCGTCGCGTACCTCTACGACGGCGGCGTGCTCGACGCCGGGCAGCTCGCCTCCATCCGGCTCCAGGAGGAGGAGCTGATCTCGTGGCGGCTGGTGGAACCGGCAGACCTGACGGACTATCTGCTCGGATCGCTCGGTCCACGCACCCAAGAGGCCTACCGGGTCATGCTGTCGGGCGAGGGCGCAGCGGAGCTGGAGAACGGCCGCAGACCGCAGGCCTCGGGCCGCTGA
- a CDS encoding SpoIIE family protein phosphatase: protein MTGRFGLPRGSEGAPEHGAPSWPGPGRSLLVRVRRSARRFARRIARPFSGLSSNLSPGARSLAGQVFALQAVLVLVLITAAATALFFQARYDSQRDARNRSLAAAEAFANAPGLPAALGSPDPTARLQPLAEGARRGSGVDFVAVMNTDGIRYTDSRPELIGKRSTGDLSRAVAGHAFTETFKGKPSDVVRAVVPVRDSSGTVVGLVATGIEVANVGDVVEGQLPLLLGAAAGALLLGTGGAALVSRRLRRQTRGLGEAEMTRMNEHHEAVLHAVREGVLIIDTEGRVVLANDEARRLLDLPADAEQRHVGDLGLDPRTAALLVSGRVATDEVHRAGGRLLAVNVRPTKPYGGRPSGTVTTLRDSTELAALSGRAAVARDRLQLLYDAGVRIGTTLDVVRTAEELSEVAVPRFADFVTVELLEPVLRGEEPSLGTHTEMRRAAMSGVRVDSPLQPVGDTIRFVVPTAPMAAALDAGRAVLAADLASAFGWRAQDHEGTRVALEYGLHSLISVPLQARGVVLGMANFWRADTPEPFDEEDLSFAEELAARAAVSIDNARRFTREHAVAVTLQRSLLPRVLPDLDSVDVAFRYLPAKAGVGGDWFDVIPLAGARVALVVGDVVGHGVHAAATMGRLRTAVHNFSTLDLPPDELLGHLDELIDRIDQDESAGDDRAGEGESSSVTGATCLYAVYDPVSGRCAMASAGHPGPALVGPDGLVRFPELPIGLPLGVGGMPFEAVELDLPEASRLVLFTDGLLEDRDRDFDSGLALLTETLARPDRSPDQACADVLAALLFPSPSDDIALLIADTRRLPANRIAEWEVLPDPADVSRVRRAGAAQLAAWGLEGISFTAELILSELITNAIRYGSPPIRVRLLRDRVLICEISDGSSTSPHLRYAATTDEGGRGLFLVAQYAVRWGTRYTDRGKVIWAELPLSDGTEPAPPTLLDLDALEDLAW, encoded by the coding sequence ATGACCGGACGTTTTGGCCTGCCCAGGGGCTCTGAAGGGGCGCCCGAGCACGGGGCCCCGTCCTGGCCGGGCCCCGGCCGGTCCCTGCTCGTCCGCGTACGACGGTCCGCGCGCCGGTTCGCACGCCGGATCGCCCGCCCCTTCTCCGGGCTGTCCTCGAACCTCTCGCCCGGTGCGCGCAGCCTCGCCGGCCAGGTCTTCGCCCTCCAGGCGGTCCTCGTGCTGGTGCTGATCACCGCCGCCGCCACGGCCCTGTTCTTCCAGGCCCGGTACGACAGCCAGCGCGACGCCCGCAACCGTTCCCTGGCGGCCGCCGAGGCCTTCGCCAACGCCCCCGGCCTCCCGGCGGCGCTGGGGTCCCCCGATCCCACCGCCCGGCTCCAGCCGCTGGCCGAGGGGGCCCGCCGGGGCTCCGGCGTCGACTTCGTCGCCGTCATGAACACCGACGGGATCCGGTACACCGACTCCCGCCCCGAGCTGATCGGCAAGCGCTCCACGGGCGACCTCTCCCGCGCCGTGGCCGGGCACGCCTTCACCGAGACGTTCAAGGGGAAGCCGAGCGACGTGGTGCGCGCCGTGGTGCCCGTACGGGACTCCTCGGGCACGGTCGTCGGCCTGGTCGCCACGGGCATCGAGGTCGCCAACGTCGGTGACGTGGTCGAGGGCCAGCTGCCCCTGCTCCTCGGCGCGGCGGCCGGCGCCCTGCTCCTGGGCACCGGCGGCGCCGCCCTCGTCAGCCGCCGGCTGCGGCGCCAGACCCGGGGCCTGGGCGAGGCCGAGATGACCCGGATGAACGAACACCACGAAGCGGTTCTGCACGCCGTCCGCGAGGGCGTCCTGATCATCGACACCGAGGGCCGGGTCGTCCTCGCCAACGACGAGGCCCGCCGCCTCCTCGACCTGCCCGCCGACGCCGAGCAGCGGCACGTCGGCGATCTCGGCCTCGATCCGCGCACGGCCGCGCTGCTGGTGTCCGGGCGGGTCGCCACCGACGAGGTGCACCGCGCGGGCGGCCGGCTCCTCGCCGTCAACGTACGCCCGACCAAGCCCTACGGCGGCCGCCCCTCGGGCACCGTCACGACCCTGCGCGACTCCACCGAGCTCGCCGCGCTCTCCGGCCGGGCCGCCGTCGCCCGCGACCGCCTGCAACTGCTCTACGACGCCGGCGTGCGCATCGGGACCACCCTCGACGTGGTGCGCACCGCTGAGGAGCTCTCCGAGGTCGCGGTACCGCGGTTCGCGGACTTCGTCACGGTGGAGCTGCTTGAGCCGGTGCTGCGCGGCGAGGAGCCCAGCCTCGGCACACACACCGAGATGCGCCGGGCCGCGATGAGCGGGGTCCGCGTGGACTCGCCCCTGCAGCCCGTCGGCGACACCATCCGCTTCGTGGTGCCCACGGCGCCGATGGCGGCGGCCCTGGACGCCGGGCGGGCGGTGCTGGCGGCCGACCTGGCCTCTGCCTTCGGCTGGCGGGCCCAGGACCACGAGGGCACCCGGGTGGCCCTTGAGTACGGGCTCCACTCGCTGATCTCCGTACCGCTCCAGGCCCGCGGGGTGGTCCTGGGCATGGCCAACTTCTGGCGTGCGGACACCCCCGAGCCCTTCGACGAGGAGGACCTGTCCTTCGCGGAGGAGCTGGCGGCGCGGGCCGCCGTCTCCATCGACAACGCCCGCCGCTTCACGCGCGAGCACGCGGTGGCCGTGACCCTCCAGCGCAGCCTGCTGCCGCGGGTGCTGCCGGACCTGGACTCCGTGGACGTGGCGTTCCGGTACCTGCCCGCGAAGGCGGGGGTGGGCGGGGACTGGTTCGACGTGATCCCGCTCGCCGGCGCCCGGGTCGCGCTGGTCGTCGGCGACGTCGTGGGGCACGGGGTGCACGCGGCCGCCACGATGGGCCGGCTGCGGACCGCCGTGCACAACTTCTCCACGCTCGACCTGCCACCCGACGAGCTGCTGGGCCACCTGGACGAGCTGATCGACCGGATCGACCAGGACGAGTCCGCGGGCGACGACCGGGCCGGGGAAGGCGAGTCCTCGAGCGTCACGGGCGCCACCTGCCTCTACGCGGTCTACGACCCGGTGTCCGGCCGCTGCGCCATGGCCAGCGCCGGCCATCCCGGCCCGGCGCTGGTCGGTCCCGACGGGCTGGTGCGGTTCCCCGAACTGCCGATCGGGCTGCCGCTGGGCGTCGGCGGGATGCCCTTCGAGGCCGTGGAGCTGGACCTGCCCGAGGCGAGCCGGCTCGTCCTGTTCACCGACGGGCTGCTGGAGGACCGCGACCGGGACTTCGACAGCGGACTCGCCCTGCTGACCGAGACCCTGGCCAGGCCCGACCGCAGCCCCGACCAGGCCTGCGCCGACGTACTGGCCGCGCTGCTGTTCCCGTCGCCGAGCGATGACATCGCCCTGCTCATCGCCGACACCCGGCGGCTGCCGGCCAACCGGATCGCGGAGTGGGAGGTGCTCCCGGACCCCGCTGACGTCTCCCGGGTCCGCCGCGCGGGCGCCGCGCAGCTGGCCGCATGGGGCCTGGAGGGCATCTCCTTCACCGCCGAGCTCATCCTCAGCGAGTTGATCACCAACGCCATCCGCTACGGGAGCCCGCCGATCCGGGTCCGGCTGCTCCGCGATCGCGTCCTGATCTGCGAGATCTCCGACGGCAGCAGCACCTCCCCGCACCTGCGCTACGCGGCCACCACCGACGAGGGCGGGCGCGGGCTGTTCCTCGTCGCGCAGTACGCGGTGCGCTGGGGCACCCGCTACACGGACCGGGGCAAGGTGATCTGGGCCGAACTGCCGCTGTCGGACGGGACGGAGCCTGCGCCACCGACCCTCCTGGACCTGGACGCCCTGGAGGACCTGGCCTGGTAG